In Deinococcus sonorensis KR-87, a single window of DNA contains:
- a CDS encoding NADPH-dependent FMN reductase, whose amino-acid sequence MTVPLIVGIGGTTRPGSSGEKALRTALAHAERLGARTALFAGPQLADLPMYAPEQPERSDTERALVDAVRQADGVLIATPGYHGGMSGLVKNALDLLEDLRPDARPYLDGRAVGCIVVAAGWQGAGVTLSAVRDVVHALRGWPTPLGVTINTVAVQAFGPDGACIDPATDAQLAALAGQVLHFAAATSALRAPSA is encoded by the coding sequence GTGACCGTGCCGCTGATCGTCGGGATCGGCGGCACCACCCGGCCCGGGTCCAGCGGCGAGAAGGCGCTGCGCACGGCCCTGGCGCACGCCGAGCGGCTGGGCGCCCGGACCGCGCTGTTCGCCGGGCCGCAGCTGGCGGACCTGCCGATGTACGCGCCCGAGCAGCCGGAGCGCTCGGATACCGAGCGGGCGTTGGTGGACGCGGTGCGTCAGGCCGACGGGGTGCTGATCGCCACGCCCGGGTACCACGGCGGGATGTCGGGGCTGGTCAAGAACGCGCTCGACCTGCTGGAGGACCTGCGGCCGGACGCGCGGCCGTACCTTGACGGGCGCGCGGTGGGCTGCATTGTGGTGGCGGCCGGCTGGCAGGGCGCGGGCGTGACCCTCAGCGCCGTGCGCGACGTCGTGCACGCGCTGCGCGGCTGGCCCACCCCGCTGGGCGTGACCATCAACACCGTCGCGGTGCAGGCGTTCGGGCCGGACGGGGCGTGCATCGACCCCGCCACCGACGCGCAGCTCGCGGCGCTGGCCGGCCAGGTGCTGCACTTCGCCGCGGCGACCTCCGCCCTGCGGGCCCCCTCCGCATGA